One Candidatus Micrarchaeia archaeon DNA window includes the following coding sequences:
- a CDS encoding ATP-binding protein → MEKTKISNTDVFKRLAEWNPWWKENKIREEMKGVKREYLEDIIKWIDEKEIKVLIGPRRAGKSTLFYQIIDYIHNKNKVPFENIVLINFQDNLFLEKNLEDIYLSYIQNINPTNKLYLFIDEAQEKKGWDKWIKKMYDLKKNISFFVSGSNAKLLKSEFSSYLSGRKIEFEVYPLSLKECLKIAGISKILSLEDEAKAKNIYKNYIKYGGFPEVYFKNEQLKIDLLTNYMNDFIERDIARRYNIDSEKIRFLIKWISTNSGKEISINSLEKTLGISGETINNYLGYIKDAYLIIEVKSFSPSLKKQEIEPKRYYLIDPGLISIYEFSFREEYGKLLESVVGINLSFKNKQIYYKNTPKGEIDFIFEKNKFYNGLCVTHNPEIEREKRNYDFGIKELKLKEVKYITFDYEDEKSIPIYKWAINTF, encoded by the coding sequence ATGGAAAAAACCAAAATTTCAAATACAGATGTTTTCAAACGTCTTGCTGAATGGAATCCTTGGTGGAAAGAAAATAAAATAAGAGAAGAAATGAAAGGAGTAAAAAGAGAATATTTAGAAGATATAATAAAATGGATTGATGAAAAAGAAATTAAAGTTTTAATTGGACCTAGGCGTGCTGGAAAATCAACGTTATTTTATCAAATAATAGACTATATACATAATAAAAATAAGGTTCCATTTGAAAATATTGTATTAATTAATTTCCAAGATAATTTATTTTTAGAAAAAAATCTTGAAGATATTTATTTATCTTACATTCAAAACATCAACCCCACAAATAAATTATATCTTTTTATTGATGAAGCTCAAGAAAAAAAAGGCTGGGATAAATGGATTAAAAAAATGTATGATTTGAAAAAAAACATTTCTTTTTTTGTTTCTGGTTCGAATGCAAAACTTCTTAAATCTGAATTTTCTTCATATTTATCTGGAAGAAAAATTGAATTTGAAGTATACCCATTATCTCTTAAAGAATGTTTAAAAATAGCAGGTATTTCAAAAATTTTAAGCCTTGAAGATGAAGCAAAAGCAAAAAATATTTATAAAAACTATATTAAATATGGGGGATTTCCTGAAGTATATTTTAAAAATGAACAATTGAAAATTGATTTGTTAACAAATTATATGAATGATTTTATAGAAAGAGATATTGCAAGAAGATATAACATAGATTCAGAAAAAATAAGATTTTTAATAAAATGGATATCAACAAATTCAGGTAAAGAAATTAGTATAAATTCTCTCGAAAAAACATTAGGAATAAGTGGAGAAACAATAAATAATTATTTAGGATATATAAAAGATGCATATTTAATTATTGAAGTTAAATCATTTTCTCCATCCTTGAAAAAACAAGAAATTGAACCTAAAAGATATTATTTAATAGACCCTGGATTAATTTCAATTTATGAATTTTCATTTAGAGAAGAATATGGAAAATTACTTGAAAGTGTAGTTGGAATTAATCTATCTTTCAAAAATAAACAAATATATTATAAAAATACTCCAAAAGGAGAAATAGATTTTATTTTTGAAAAAAATAAATTTTATAATGGTCTTTGTGTTACTCATAATCCCGAAATTGAAAGAGAAAAACGAAATTATGACTTTGGAATTAAAGAATTAAAGCTTAAAGAAGTAAAATATATAACTTTTGATTATGAAGATGAAAAATCTATACCTATATATAAATGGGCCATAAATACTTTTTAA
- a CDS encoding DHH family phosphoesterase, whose protein sequence is MIKNEISEKMKPIMDKIANEIKNASKIILRYHNDADGITGALAIYKALNSRKLLTFQNKGVTYEPGDALSDIRILQNESNPLVILTDFSTNSESKEARQLIKKSGIGLIIIDHHPTEEKIQADIYLSPWELNGNSFYTAGWMCCEIAKILGFKEADELSKIALTGDKSIFYKPTKEDKEKAIVLDYIGIYSRFPNTLEFYDSVLNDRILFTSISASAMEKLDEIAEVADKYSRVKEIKNIKLVILQLDKIVKRFSFPSKSKATGAVFDRYDEENKPFILIGYGERLITIRTNINAQEIGLGADVIVKKIKESLSDLIISGGGHPGASAMRIQKDSAKIIINEVLKIVERI, encoded by the coding sequence ATGATTAAAAATGAAATTTCCGAAAAAATGAAACCTATAATGGATAAAATTGCTAATGAAATCAAAAATGCATCAAAGATAATTTTAAGATATCACAATGATGCAGATGGTATTACTGGAGCTTTAGCTATTTACAAAGCATTAAATTCTAGGAAATTATTAACTTTTCAAAATAAAGGAGTTACATATGAACCAGGCGATGCTTTAAGTGATATAAGAATTTTACAAAATGAGAGCAATCCTTTAGTTATTTTAACTGATTTTTCAACAAATTCTGAAAGCAAAGAAGCAAGACAATTAATTAAAAAATCTGGAATAGGATTGATAATTATTGATCATCATCCAACAGAAGAAAAAATACAAGCAGATATTTATTTATCTCCCTGGGAATTAAATGGAAATTCATTTTATACTGCGGGGTGGATGTGCTGTGAAATAGCAAAAATATTAGGATTTAAAGAAGCAGATGAGCTATCAAAAATTGCTTTAACTGGTGATAAAAGTATTTTTTATAAACCAACAAAAGAAGATAAAGAAAAAGCGATAGTTTTAGATTATATAGGAATTTACTCAAGATTTCCAAATACATTAGAATTTTATGATTCTGTTTTAAATGATAGAATTTTATTTACTTCTATTTCTGCTTCTGCAATGGAAAAATTAGATGAGATTGCAGAAGTAGCAGATAAATATTCAAGAGTAAAAGAAATAAAAAATATAAAATTAGTTATTTTACAATTAGATAAAATTGTTAAAAGATTTAGTTTTCCTTCTAAATCAAAAGCAACAGGAGCAGTATTTGATAGATATGATGAAGAAAATAAACCATTTATTTTAATTGGATATGGTGAAAGATTAATTACAATTAGAACAAATATAAATGCTCAAGAAATAGGTTTGGGTGCAGATGTAATTGTTAAAAAAATAAAAGAAAGTTTATCTGATTTAATAATATCTGGCGGGGGGCATCCAGGTGCTTCTGCAATGAGAATACAAAAAGATAGTGCTAAAATAATTATTAATGAGGTATTAAAAATAGTTGAGAGGATTTAA
- a CDS encoding 50S ribosomal protein L35ae: MKGKIINYRRGRKTEYTNQYVIEVNGITSKEKASILCGKRISWKTTTGNEIVGKITKAHGNGGAVLARFNKGLPGQAVGTDVDIQE, from the coding sequence ATGAAAGGAAAGATAATAAATTATAGAAGAGGGAGAAAAACAGAATACACAAATCAATATGTAATAGAAGTAAATGGAATAACTTCTAAAGAAAAAGCATCTATACTTTGTGGAAAAAGAATCTCCTGGAAAACAACTACTGGAAATGAAATAGTCGGAAAAATTACAAAAGCACACGGAAATGGTGGTGCAGTTTTAGCTAGATTTAACAAAGGATTACCTGGCCAAGCAGTAGGTACAGATGTAGATATTCAAGAATAA
- a CDS encoding archease — protein MQYEFLEHTADVLFKAYGSSFEEALSNAALALFDTVGFSKSPKNKIELEVQAKNREELVVKFLSEILTEMDINEMTFKKIKILELDENYIKAHIYGDTTRPKTSVKAVTYHLLEVKNTNDKWSIQILLDV, from the coding sequence ATGCAATATGAATTTTTAGAACATACAGCCGATGTTTTATTCAAAGCTTACGGCTCTTCTTTTGAAGAAGCACTTTCAAATGCAGCTTTAGCTTTATTTGATACTGTTGGATTTTCAAAAAGCCCAAAAAATAAAATAGAACTAGAAGTTCAAGCAAAAAATAGAGAAGAACTTGTAGTTAAATTCTTATCTGAAATTTTAACTGAAATGGATATAAATGAAATGACATTTAAAAAAATAAAAATTTTAGAATTAGATGAAAATTATATAAAAGCGCACATTTATGGAGATACTACTAGGCCTAAAACTTCTGTAAAAGCTGTTACCTATCATTTATTAGAAGTCAAAAATACTAATGACAAATGGAGTATTCAAATTCTCTTAGATGTTTAA
- a CDS encoding right-handed parallel beta-helix repeat-containing protein → MKKVVLLLIFSLFLFGCIQTPPNNDIPKLQEEISYENIDLIDILNINPEAKDVIISPNKKSANILLNPDLKELSGFLNFSLNINSDSLLKFNSIISNETHNQINLHSIIINTYFEKRPSNIIFLGDVSTIEKDKIKQTITLENTEDIAKDINISLNFYINSSSIKLNNEEIKINKNDIIVFKTDNYDLDISYDEYYSSTNSFTYETNGKIHTFDWTDLIGKQYAILITTEDEKISHIEIQTKTHLNPKETVIFDPSYSSKNISSIEVKEFIGVSDIKDIKMGYKGSKEFVYIMTEDTIYYIEDINSFKTKSSITDIYTAKFTLPYSDPQMKFMDIDTGNVLGNSNDILITIFPYGAMLIPGNTITNERVLDIHNPGTSYSFASQVSSFNFFDGAYINEDEKLACFGSSTYFESGTQYTHNVFCFKHPFIGTTYSPLNPNVFKFNEPDLWYRTIQSGESGCAGIPYITNNKMYIGAPCHNGISILNSLNSNTYTYSSLTQKGPSGFGAGFAGEGDNLFILADGKILRFKDNTEWISRNGINSLAMDENYIYGGASGKIFVIDKNNGEIVIELIGDLTGALTTGSLGAITDDGFYLLEVTESTLCYTPTALDLANGLTINSDTTLCTGNYNFEDTALVAITMASDDITLDCNGANIIGPGTGVGISVFSIDNIIIKNCNISNFGAGIRLLGDAKNNIIMNNNIFENQNEAGIGIINKSRNNTIIDNRLFDNLGMGIGIFGTPTNNYIKNNEIFDNQGGIGISVSHNNEIYNNSVFNNNLGGIVIQGYTNNLTDNIVCNNGATQPIPNDISIILSTSNNFGDNTCDNLDNSGSNTVTCNTPCNVIDNCVNLSNLSTFGTKINIDSLNSEFEINEDVTLCTDYYEIENTLVFMFDGLTLDLNGSTLNSTRTDSSRGPIEINRKNNIKILNGSLACVEDICKGISAFTNNTQIKNINILDSRFGISILFGSNNIIENITCLQPAEHGDEDTNETVCIHLGATENTEIDTLSSDGASTFPLFLMGDSGTANNTTIKHFNIQNSAGFGIVSWDDNLEISDSNICNNNLQAFPLPSGGIGINDIIYFSSSPTISNVICDEVICTAPCSIGECYGTETFITCENLHTEEDCLNSYEIESDIPYQCTWIEIPTGRGLTLEYCERGDRCLLQYAGCVNLSDPTTFAGRVVQNLDGTFNITEDVTLCQGTYTINATTDEKRAINIIGDNIDLDCNNSVIQQDPSFIRNGKGIYNFGYNGVTIKNCEVLDYNIGIDTSIIDGSQYSDKVYIQNNILKTNNRGINALTLGKVYIIDNFVYNNTDYGLFLTLQGNEISEIHGNTINTGHFYGGIYLNQIKNSIVHNNIINNNLGDGISIMMATGGEIYNNFISENTNGIKAIFMTQNMNIHNNSIKLNSKNGIEFYSLVGTSGTQIYENDLCTNSGSYDINVKNSAMMLSPNIITNNNCNLTRKNINGVITGCDNPCAAGLSLCDRAEAASLTGADTILSDDGARTYYLINSCGTIYARPIGETETRVGHYILAQNINTTGTCLEIARDDVEIEGCGKEIKGISGGFGGTPGRSIEIKDQKNILINNATFASEIRFEGTNENIIIQNSTAKNIFRILEDSEILFDNCKLQSTS, encoded by the coding sequence ATGAAAAAAGTAGTTTTATTACTTATATTTAGTTTATTCTTATTTGGATGTATCCAAACTCCTCCTAATAATGATATTCCTAAATTGCAGGAAGAAATTTCGTATGAAAATATTGATTTAATAGATATATTAAATATCAATCCAGAAGCAAAAGATGTTATTATTTCACCCAATAAAAAAAGTGCTAATATTTTACTAAACCCAGATTTAAAAGAACTTAGTGGTTTTCTTAATTTTTCTTTAAATATTAATTCCGATTCCTTATTAAAATTTAATTCAATCATTTCAAATGAAACACACAATCAAATAAATTTACATTCTATTATAATTAATACATATTTTGAAAAAAGACCTTCAAATATAATATTTTTAGGTGATGTTTCTACAATTGAAAAAGATAAAATAAAACAAACAATTACTCTTGAAAATACAGAAGATATTGCTAAAGATATAAATATTTCTTTAAATTTTTATATAAATTCTTCTAGTATAAAACTCAATAATGAAGAAATAAAAATAAATAAAAATGATATAATTGTATTTAAAACAGATAATTATGATCTAGATATAAGTTATGATGAATATTATTCATCAACTAATTCATTCACTTATGAAACAAATGGAAAAATTCATACTTTTGATTGGACAGATTTAATTGGAAAACAATATGCAATTTTAATAACAACAGAAGATGAAAAAATTTCACATATAGAAATTCAAACAAAAACACATTTAAATCCAAAAGAAACTGTTATTTTTGATCCATCATACTCATCAAAAAATATTTCTTCAATTGAAGTAAAAGAATTTATTGGGGTTTCTGATATTAAAGATATAAAAATGGGATATAAAGGCAGTAAAGAATTCGTATATATTATGACTGAAGATACAATTTATTATATTGAAGATATAAACTCCTTTAAAACTAAATCTTCAATTACAGATATTTATACTGCTAAATTTACTTTACCTTATTCAGATCCGCAAATGAAATTTATGGATATTGATACTGGAAATGTATTAGGCAATTCAAATGATATATTAATAACTATATTTCCGTATGGAGCAATGCTTATACCTGGAAATACAATTACTAATGAAAGAGTATTAGATATACATAATCCAGGAACTTCATATTCATTTGCTTCCCAAGTGAGTTCATTTAATTTCTTTGATGGGGCATATATTAATGAAGATGAAAAATTGGCATGTTTTGGAAGTTCAACTTATTTTGAAAGCGGAACTCAATATACACATAATGTTTTTTGTTTTAAACATCCATTTATAGGAACTACGTATTCTCCATTAAATCCCAATGTATTCAAATTTAATGAACCAGATTTATGGTATAGAACTATTCAATCTGGTGAAAGTGGATGTGCTGGAATTCCTTATATAACTAATAATAAAATGTATATAGGTGCTCCTTGCCACAATGGAATATCAATTTTAAATTCACTTAATTCAAATACATATACATATTCTTCATTAACACAAAAAGGTCCTTCTGGATTTGGGGCTGGATTTGCAGGAGAAGGAGATAATTTATTCATTTTAGCAGATGGAAAAATTTTAAGATTTAAAGATAATACAGAATGGATTTCAAGAAATGGAATAAATAGTTTAGCAATGGATGAAAATTATATTTATGGTGGCGCATCAGGAAAAATATTTGTTATTGATAAAAATAATGGAGAAATAGTAATTGAATTAATTGGAGATTTAACAGGCGCTTTAACAACTGGTTCCTTAGGCGCAATAACTGACGATGGTTTTTATTTACTTGAAGTAACTGAAAGCACATTGTGTTATACACCTACAGCTTTAGATTTAGCTAATGGATTAACAATTAACAGTGATACCACTTTATGTACTGGTAATTATAATTTTGAGGACACGGCCTTAGTTGCAATTACAATGGCCAGTGATGACATTACTTTAGACTGCAATGGCGCAAATATAATCGGTCCAGGAACAGGAGTAGGAATATCAGTATTTAGTATAGATAATATAATAATAAAAAATTGTAATATATCTAATTTTGGGGCTGGTATTCGTTTATTGGGAGACGCTAAGAATAATATTATTATGAATAATAATATATTTGAAAATCAAAATGAAGCAGGGATAGGGATAATAAATAAGAGTCGTAACAACACTATCATAGACAATAGATTATTTGATAATTTAGGTATGGGAATTGGGATTTTTGGAACTCCAACCAATAATTACATTAAAAATAATGAAATTTTTGATAATCAAGGGGGGATAGGTATTTCAGTTTCACATAATAATGAAATCTATAATAATTCTGTTTTTAATAATAACTTAGGAGGTATTGTCATCCAAGGATATACAAACAATTTAACAGATAATATTGTTTGTAATAATGGAGCAACACAACCAATACCTAATGATATAAGTATAATATTAAGCACATCAAATAATTTTGGAGATAATACTTGTGATAATTTAGATAATTCTGGTTCTAATACTGTTACTTGTAATACACCTTGTAATGTTATAGATAATTGTGTAAATCTATCTAATTTATCAACATTTGGAACAAAAATAAATATTGATTCTTTAAATAGTGAATTTGAAATAAATGAAGATGTAACTTTATGTACAGATTACTATGAAATAGAAAATACATTGGTATTCATGTTTGATGGATTGACTTTAGATTTAAATGGTTCAACTTTAAATTCAACAAGAACAGATTCTTCTCGCGGCCCAATTGAAATTAATAGAAAAAATAATATTAAAATTTTAAATGGTTCTTTAGCTTGTGTTGAAGATATTTGTAAAGGAATTTCTGCTTTTACGAACAATACACAAATAAAAAATATTAATATTTTAGATTCAAGATTTGGTATTTCTATTTTATTTGGATCAAACAATATAATTGAAAACATAACTTGCTTACAACCAGCAGAACATGGAGACGAAGACACAAACGAAACAGTTTGTATACACCTTGGAGCAACAGAAAACACAGAAATAGATACTTTAAGTTCTGATGGTGCATCTACTTTTCCTTTATTCTTAATGGGAGATTCTGGTACAGCAAATAATACTACAATAAAACATTTTAATATTCAAAATTCAGCTGGGTTTGGTATTGTTTCATGGGATGATAATTTAGAAATTTCTGATTCAAATATTTGCAATAATAATTTACAGGCCTTTCCTCTACCTAGTGGAGGAATAGGAATAAATGATATTATATATTTCTCAAGTTCCCCAACAATATCTAATGTAATTTGTGATGAAGTTATTTGTACAGCACCTTGTTCAATAGGAGAATGCTATGGTACAGAAACATTCATAACTTGTGAAAATTTACATACTGAAGAAGATTGCTTAAATTCATATGAAATCGAATCTGATATCCCATATCAATGTACTTGGATTGAAATACCCACAGGCCGTGGATTAACATTAGAATATTGTGAAAGAGGAGATAGATGTTTATTACAATATGCTGGCTGTGTAAATTTATCAGATCCAACAACATTTGCAGGAAGAGTTGTTCAAAATTTAGATGGAACATTTAACATAACTGAAGATGTAACTTTATGTCAAGGAACTTATACTATTAATGCAACAACAGATGAAAAACGTGCAATAAACATTATAGGAGATAATATTGATTTAGATTGCAATAATTCTGTAATACAACAAGATCCTTCATTTATTAGAAATGGAAAAGGAATTTATAATTTTGGTTATAATGGAGTTACTATAAAAAATTGTGAAGTTTTAGATTATAATATTGGTATAGACACATCAATAATAGATGGCAGTCAATATTCAGATAAAGTTTATATACAAAATAATATTTTAAAAACAAATAATAGAGGGATAAATGCACTAACTTTAGGAAAAGTGTATATAATTGATAATTTTGTATATAATAATACTGATTATGGATTATTTTTAACTCTACAAGGGAATGAAATTAGTGAAATTCATGGAAACACAATTAATACTGGACATTTTTATGGAGGAATATATTTAAACCAAATAAAAAATTCAATAGTTCATAACAATATTATTAATAATAATTTAGGAGATGGGATTTCAATAATGATGGCAACTGGCGGGGAAATTTATAATAATTTTATTTCAGAAAATACAAATGGGATTAAAGCAATATTTATGACTCAAAATATGAATATACATAATAATTCAATAAAATTAAATTCAAAAAATGGTATAGAATTTTATTCTTTAGTTGGTACTTCAGGCACTCAAATATATGAAAATGATTTATGTACAAATAGTGGATCATATGATATTAATGTTAAAAACTCAGCTATGATGCTTTCTCCAAATATAATAACAAATAATAATTGTAATCTAACTAGAAAGAATATAAATGGAGTAATAACCGGATGTGATAATCCTTGCGCAGCAGGATTAAGTTTATGTGATCGCGCAGAAGCAGCAAGTTTAACAGGCGCAGATACAATACTTTCAGATGACGGCGCAAGAACATATTATTTGATAAACAGCTGTGGAACAATATACGCACGACCAATCGGAGAAACAGAAACAAGAGTTGGTCATTACATTCTAGCGCAAAACATTAACACTACTGGAACATGTTTAGAAATAGCGCGTGATGATGTTGAGATAGAAGGGTGTGGCAAAGAGATAAAAGGAATAAGTGGCGGCTTTGGAGGAACACCTGGCCGTTCAATAGAAATAAAAGACCAAAAAAATATTTTAATTAATAATGCCACTTTTGCATCAGAAATAAGATTTGAAGGAACAAATGAAAACATAATAATACAAAACTCAACAGCTAAAAATATTTTCAGAATTTTAGAAGATTCAGAAATTCTATTTGATAACTGTAAATTACAAAGTACAAGC